The DNA sequence TGCTATTGGAATTTTAATTTGTTCAGTAACTTTGGACATTAGGTTTCAAAAATAATCAAATTTTACATATTTTAATTTGAAACTTCCATTTTATTTTATAAAGAAGAGGTAAAAAGATAATTAAAATAAAGGTTATATACTAAAAATAAGTTAATAACAAAATAAAGAGTATAAACATAAAAAGAATTATTATCTTTGTTGCTTGAGAAGATATATAATATTGCAGAGGATAATGCAACAAAATGACTTTATTTCACGTTTAAAGCAATTATGCAATTACGTGAAATAATATTAAATTAAAATGAAAAAAGTTTTCTTACTGGTTATTCTGATTTGTACTTGTTGTTTAATGCATATAAAAGCTCAACGTAATGAAGTAGGAATATCTATTGGAAGAGCCAATATAATTGGTGATATAGGTAAAACCGATTATATTGAAATATTCCCTATGGATAGGTATAGAATTCCAATTTCATTAGGAGTACTTTATAGGTATAATTTAGATAATAGACAAAGTTTACGTTTAAATTTAATTTATAACAGAGTCTATTTTGACGATGAGAAAGCAAGTGAAGATTATAGATTTAAAAGAAAAATATCAGGAAGTAATACCATTTTTGAAACTTCAGTTTTATTTGAATATTATTTCTTTGATATCAATGATATAAAATATTCAGGTTCTTCTCCATATATATTTGCCGGAGTAGGCGGGTATGGTTTTTATGACAGGAAATATACAATCAATCATACGAGAGCTAAAGATTATAATGGTTCTTACAGGAATCCTTTAAATTTTCAGGATTTTGTAACAGAAGAAAATTATAAGAAATCTATGAAATTCGATTTTAATATTCCTTTTGGCGTGGGATATAAATTTAAAATTAAATACGATTGGTTATTATCTCTTGAAATAGGAGCAAGATATACATTCCAGGATAATCTTGATTATAGTTCTATAAAAAACAAAAATATAACTATAAACATAGATCCTCAATTAAACAATATAAGTACTGTAGACCCTAAGCTTAAGGATGAGATAAATAGAAGAAATGCTAAAATCATAGGAAAACATCAAACAGGTAATACATATAAAAGTAACGATTGGTATTTAATATGGGGGATAAATCTTACTTACACATTTGGAAGACCTCCATGTTATTGTTATTAAATTATAATTATTAATGTCTAAAAAAGATATATTTATAGAAGAAAATAAAATGCCTAAACACGTTGCCATTATTATGGATGGTAATGGAAGATGGGCTAAAAAAAGAGGTATGATTCGTAGTCTTGGCCATCAAAATGCTATTAAAGCAGTTCGAGAGGCGATTGAATTTTGTGATGATGCAAATATTCCCTATCTTACCTTATATGCTTTTTCAACAGAAAATTGGAATAGACCTATTTTAGAAGTGAATTCTTTGATGAGTCTATTGATTAACACTATAAAAAAAGAAACAAAAAAATTAAAAGAAAAAGGTATTAGAGTTAAAGTTATCGGCAATATTGATAAATTTCCAACTAACGTCCGAGAGGAATTAATCCTGCTTACCAAAGATACATGCAATAATCAAAGGGGCACATTGACATTGGCATTAAGTTATGGGGCTAAAAATGAAATTCTCGATGCTGCCAAAAAAATTGCTCTGGATTATTCAAATAACGAAATATCTTTGGAACAATTAAATGAAGATACCTTTAATCAATATTTATATACAAACGATCTACCGGATGTAGATCTTCTCATTAGAACGAGTGGAGAGCAAAGAATAAGTAATTTTTTACTTTGGCAAATAGCATATGCAGAATTATATTTTACAGATACATTATGGCCTGATTTTAATAAAGAAGAATTTTTAAAAGCATTAGATTTTTATCAGAGCAGAGAAAGAAGATTCGGGAAAATAAGTGAACAATTAAAAGTAAAGTAAAAGAAGTAAAAAGTGTACATGAAGAAATTATTAGCGGCCGTTTTATTCTCAGTAAACATATTTATATTTGGTCAGGTTGCAGACAGTGTTCAAATATCACCACAAGAACCAAAGGCTGATGTTCAAAAAGATATAGACCCTATTAAAAAAGACGATTCTGCTTTACGTATTAAAGAAATCAAAATTACCGGAACCGATAAATATTCTAAGAATCAAATCATGAGGTATACGGGGTTGTATGAAGGAGATTTTGTGGAAATACCGGGAATGCAAATTAACACGGCAGTCAAAAAACTTTGGGATTCTAAGCTTTTCGCTAACGTAGAAATTTTTTTAACTAAAGTAATCAACAATGAGGTGTACCTTCGTATAAATTTGGTAGCACTTCCGGATTTAGGTACTGTAAAATTTCATGGAATCAGTAAATCTAAAGGCGAAAAGTTAATAAAAGACAATGGTCTTAAAACAAAGGCTAAAATTACCGATGATCTGCGTTCTAAACTTCAAAACTCAATAAGAAATGAATATACAGATAAAGGATTTCCGGATGCCAAAGCAATAATAAAAGAATCGACCAATCCAACAGATCCTAACTTAGTCAATTGGAATGTAACTATAGATAAAGGTCCTAGAGTTAAAGTTAAAACAATTAAAATAGAAGGAACTAAAGTATTAAAAGCTTCAACCGTCAGATCACGAGCTTTCAAAAATACTAAACAAAAAAGATTTTATCGCTTTTGGAAGAAATCAAAATATGTTCCTGAAAAATACCTGGAAGATTTAAATAGAGTTGTTGAAACTTTTCAATCGTACGGTTTTAGAGATGCGAAAATAACTTCAGATACTGTACTCAGAGCTAATAAAAAGAATTTTGATATAGATGTTCATGTATCAGAAGGAAAAAGATATTATCTGGGAAATGTAACTTTCTCAGGAAATTCTGCATATTCTAGTGAGACACTTTCAAAAGTTATCGGATATAAAAAAGGAGAACCCTATGATGCAGTAGGTTTCAATAAAAAAGTATCAGGATCAGAAAAAAACGATGATATTTCAACACTATATTATAATAACGGGTATGTTTTTGCCAATGTAGTTCCCATTGAAAAAGCAGTTAGAAATGATACGATAGATATTGAAATTAAAATAAGAGAAGGAGAACAGGCTTATTGGGACAAAGTTACTTTCTCAGGAAATACCAAAACTCACGATCACGTGATCCAACGATCATTGAGCACAAGACCCGGAGATCTTTTCTCAAAAGAAGATATACAAAGAACCATTATGGAATTAGCCCAAATGGGATACTTTGAAGCACAGACTTTGCGCCCTGATATTACACCGAATGTTGAAACTCGTACGGTAGACGTTAATTATAAATTAGAAGAAAAGGGAACAAACAGTCAAATAGAATTACAAGGAGGTTATGGAGGAAATCGTTTTATTGGAACTTTAGGTTTAACTTTTGGTAATTTCTCATTTAATGATTTTTTCAAGAAAAAAGCTTGGAAACCTATTCCTTCCGGTGATGGACAAAGTATATCTTTAAGAGCCCAAGCAGGAAGTAATTATCAGAATTACAGCATTTCATTCACAGAACCATGGATTACAGGTAAAAGGCCTACTTCCATGACTGTTTCTCTTTACAGCACGATATTGAATTATAATAACTATTATGCAGAAGGAAGAAACAAACTAAATATATATGGAGGTCAAGTGGGATTAACCACTCGTTTAAATTGGCCGGATAATTATTTCAGGCTTTCCTATGGTATCAATTATCAATTATACTCTTTTAGAAATTATCCGTTTAATATAGCAGATGAAAATGCCTTAGGATATACAACATGGGATAATGGAGAAAGTAACAATTTCAGTTTTTATGCAAGTTTAGGTAGATATTCAGCAGGATTTGATCCTATATTCCCGACAATGGGTTCTGAATTTGAGCTT is a window from the Apibacter sp. B3706 genome containing:
- a CDS encoding DUF6089 family protein, whose product is MKKVFLLVILICTCCLMHIKAQRNEVGISIGRANIIGDIGKTDYIEIFPMDRYRIPISLGVLYRYNLDNRQSLRLNLIYNRVYFDDEKASEDYRFKRKISGSNTIFETSVLFEYYFFDINDIKYSGSSPYIFAGVGGYGFYDRKYTINHTRAKDYNGSYRNPLNFQDFVTEENYKKSMKFDFNIPFGVGYKFKIKYDWLLSLEIGARYTFQDNLDYSSIKNKNITINIDPQLNNISTVDPKLKDEINRRNAKIIGKHQTGNTYKSNDWYLIWGINLTYTFGRPPCYCY
- a CDS encoding isoprenyl transferase → MSKKDIFIEENKMPKHVAIIMDGNGRWAKKRGMIRSLGHQNAIKAVREAIEFCDDANIPYLTLYAFSTENWNRPILEVNSLMSLLINTIKKETKKLKEKGIRVKVIGNIDKFPTNVREELILLTKDTCNNQRGTLTLALSYGAKNEILDAAKKIALDYSNNEISLEQLNEDTFNQYLYTNDLPDVDLLIRTSGEQRISNFLLWQIAYAELYFTDTLWPDFNKEEFLKALDFYQSRERRFGKISEQLKVK
- the bamA gene encoding outer membrane protein assembly factor BamA, translating into MKKLLAAVLFSVNIFIFGQVADSVQISPQEPKADVQKDIDPIKKDDSALRIKEIKITGTDKYSKNQIMRYTGLYEGDFVEIPGMQINTAVKKLWDSKLFANVEIFLTKVINNEVYLRINLVALPDLGTVKFHGISKSKGEKLIKDNGLKTKAKITDDLRSKLQNSIRNEYTDKGFPDAKAIIKESTNPTDPNLVNWNVTIDKGPRVKVKTIKIEGTKVLKASTVRSRAFKNTKQKRFYRFWKKSKYVPEKYLEDLNRVVETFQSYGFRDAKITSDTVLRANKKNFDIDVHVSEGKRYYLGNVTFSGNSAYSSETLSKVIGYKKGEPYDAVGFNKKVSGSEKNDDISTLYYNNGYVFANVVPIEKAVRNDTIDIEIKIREGEQAYWDKVTFSGNTKTHDHVIQRSLSTRPGDLFSKEDIQRTIMELAQMGYFEAQTLRPDITPNVETRTVDVNYKLEEKGTNSQIELQGGYGGNRFIGTLGLTFGNFSFNDFFKKKAWKPIPSGDGQSISLRAQAGSNYQNYSISFTEPWITGKRPTSMTVSLYSTILNYNNYYAEGRNKLNIYGGQVGLTTRLNWPDNYFRLSYGINYQLYSFRNYPFNIADENALGYTTWDNGESNNFSFYASLGRYSAGFDPIFPTMGSEFELSVKFTPPYSAFNNEDYSKKTDKEKYKWLEYYKIKMKAYWYQELVGKFVLKAGGEFGFLSNYNSKVGIPPFERFYLGGTGLYGNRFDGREIIPLRGYRDATSFGGVSGEDITPLGGGTSYSRFMLELRYPVLLGGATKIYALTFAEGGNTWSNNKSFNPFELKRSAGFGIRIFMPQFGMLGFDFAKGFDSTINSNSANGWETHFIFGQQF